In one window of Mytilus galloprovincialis chromosome 6, xbMytGall1.hap1.1, whole genome shotgun sequence DNA:
- the LOC143079163 gene encoding uncharacterized protein LOC143079163 isoform X2, whose product MDGYMEMIRVILLYITLECVKASDLCSQVITLDCHTQYAANEAEEVCGTNGISYHNFCYYAQAKCNYTGLDIQNVGPCLDDTKTTAVELSGSPTINTSNHQTTTKNTVTTTKAPSADQDPIQQLFCTGVSAGTIACPDELDPYCAVVLRKPSVLKTLYQNNH is encoded by the exons ATGGATGGTTATATGGAAATGATCCGAGTGATACTACTCTACATTACTC TTGAATGTGTTAAAGCATCTGACCTCTGTTCTCAAGTCATCACTTTGGACTGTCATACGCAGTATGCTGCAAATGAAGCTGAGGAAGTTTGTGGAACAAATGGAATCTCATATCACAATTT CTGTTATTACGCACAGGCAAAATGTAATTATACTGGATTAGATATTCAAAACGTAGGGCCTTGTTTAGACGACACAAAAACTACTGCAGTAGAATTATCTGGGTCCCCTACCATCAATACATCAAATCATCAAACGACAACCAAGAACACCGTGACAACAACTAAAGCCCCGTCTGCGGATCAAGATCCCATTCAACAGCTATTTTGTACCGGAGTTTCAGCGGGAACTATAGCATGTCCTGACGAACTGGATCCGTATTGTG CTGTTGTTTTGCGAAAGCCAAGTGTCTTGAAGACTCTTTATCAAAACAACCATTAG
- the LOC143079163 gene encoding tomoregulin-2-like isoform X1: MDGYMEMIRVILLYITLECVKASDLCSQVITLDCHTQYAANEAEEVCGTNGISYHNFCYYAQAKCNYTGLDIQNVGPCLDDTKTTAVELSGSPTINTSNHQTTTKNTVTTTKAPSADQDPIQQLFCTGVSAGTIACPDELDPYCGTDGIFYLNNCCFAKAKCLEDSLSKQPLDQCKGKISSRGK, encoded by the exons ATGGATGGTTATATGGAAATGATCCGAGTGATACTACTCTACATTACTC TTGAATGTGTTAAAGCATCTGACCTCTGTTCTCAAGTCATCACTTTGGACTGTCATACGCAGTATGCTGCAAATGAAGCTGAGGAAGTTTGTGGAACAAATGGAATCTCATATCACAATTT CTGTTATTACGCACAGGCAAAATGTAATTATACTGGATTAGATATTCAAAACGTAGGGCCTTGTTTAGACGACACAAAAACTACTGCAGTAGAATTATCTGGGTCCCCTACCATCAATACATCAAATCATCAAACGACAACCAAGAACACCGTGACAACAACTAAAGCCCCGTCTGCGGATCAAGATCCCATTCAACAGCTATTTTGTACCGGAGTTTCAGCGGGAACTATAGCATGTCCTGACGAACTGGATCCGTATTGTGGTACAGAtggaatattttatttaaataa CTGTTGTTTTGCGAAAGCCAAGTGTCTTGAAGACTCTTTATCAAAACAACCATTAGATCAGTGTAAAGGAAAGATTTCTAGTAGAGGGAAATAA